From a region of the Lactuca sativa cultivar Salinas chromosome 4, Lsat_Salinas_v11, whole genome shotgun sequence genome:
- the LOC128133909 gene encoding mannan endo-1,4-beta-mannosidase 5-like → MHSDFRPTMASFIRNSHLSWSVLVVLCMALLVSFCEARVHRGKGSGFVRTKGPNFVLNGSPFLFNGFNAYWMMNVATDPSERMKVTQVLQDAANAGLSVCRTWAFADGGDKALQISPGAYDERVFQGLDFVVAEARKYGLRLILSFVNNYKDFGGRQQYVNWARSSGVQINSDDDFYTNPIVKGYYKNHVQRVITRVNTITRIAYRDDTTIMAWELINEPRCQADYSGRTVNVWVQEMASFVKSLDRHHLLEVGMEGFYGDTMPERKQINPGYQVGTDFISNNLVRGIDFATIHAYPDQWLSGQNEESQMAFMQRWMWSHYQDSKTILKKPLVIAEFGKSSKDPEYNINKRDSYLNAVYRNIYMMARTGGTVGGGLVWQLMADGMASYCDGYEITLSENLSTSNIISQQSQAMSTLSQLLRIASENVPSGKNHKLQLDHIKGRRSSKTNHHHHHHAHNQKAMP, encoded by the exons ATGCATTCAGACTTTCGACCAACAATGGCTTCATTCATCAGAAATTCCCATCTTTCATGGAGCGTTCTTGTGGTTCTATGCATGGCACTTCTTGTCTCTTTTTGTGAAGCTAGGGTTCACAGGGGTAAAGGAAGCGGCTTTGTTCGAACCAAAGGACCTAACTTTGTTCTCAATGGGTCCCCTTTTCTATTTAATGGTTTTAATGCGTATTGGATGATGAATGTAGCCACTGATCCAAGCGAGAGGATGAAAGTTACTCAAGTCCTACAAGATGCTGCAAATGCAGGTCTTTCTGTATGCCGAACATGGGCTTTTGCTGATGGTGGCGACAAAGCTCTTCAGATTTCACCAGGAGCATACGACGAACGTGTTTTTCAG GGACTAGATTTCGTGGTGGCAGAAGCAAGAAAATATGGTCTTCGGTTAATATTAAGTTTTGTTAACAATTACAAAGACTTTGGAGGGAGACAACAATACGTTAACTGGGCAAGAAGTTCTGGCGTTCAGATCAACAGTGACGACGATTTCTATACCAACCCAATAGTAAAAGGGTATTATAAGAACCATGTCCAA AGAGTTATAACAAGGGTGAATACTATCACCAGGATCGCATATCGTGACGACACCACAATCATGGCATGGGAACTCATAAACGAGCCCCGCTGCCAGGCTGATTACTCTGGAAGAACAGTTAAT GTTTGGGTTCAAGAAATGGCTTCCTTCGTCAAATCATTGGATAGACACCATCTATTGGAGGTTGGCATGGAAGGGTTTTATGGTGACACAATGCCTGAACGAAAGCAGATAAACCCCGGTTACCAAGTTGGAACTGATTTCATCAGCAATAATCTTGTTAGGGGAATCGATTTTGCCACCATACATGCATATCCTGATCAAtg GTTGTCTGGACAAAATGAAGAGTCACAGATGGCATTTATGCAAAGATGGATGTGGAGTCATTACCAGGATTCAAAAACTATCCTTAAGAAACCACTTGTGATTGCTGAATTTGGGAAGTCTAGCAAAGATCCAGAATATAACATTAACAAAAGGGACTCCTACTTGAATGCTGTTTATAGAAACATTTATATGATGGCCAGAACTGGAGGAACTGTTGGTGGTGGTTTAGTGTGGCAGCTTATGGCGGATGGAATGGCTTCTTACTGCGATGGATATGAAATAACCTTGTCAGAAAATCTATCAACAAGCAACATCATTTCTCAGCAATCTCAAGCCATGAGCACGTTGTCTCAATTGCTAAGAATCGCATCTGAAAATGTTCCTTCCGGCAAAAATCATAAACTCCAACTTGATCATATTAAAGGTCGACGTTCCTCTAAGAcaaaccatcatcatcatcaccatgctCACAACCAAAAGGCAATGCCTTGA